TCCTCCACTACAGCGGACAGTGGGAAGTGCCGGCCAAACCGCTCACCCCTTCTGGAGGGCAATTGGTCGATGCCGAGGCGCGTGCAACTTTGGAAGCGCTCATAGCAGCCTTGGTTGCTGTTGGCGTTTTCCCGGCCTGAGGTCGGAACAAGGGCGCAGGTTCCTTGTTGAGCAGCTGACGGGCCGAGAATTCCGGCTGTTTGTCCGGATGTTGCTAAAATTGCGGCATTCTTGCAACAGGTTGGAGCGTTTGCCTGCTTGCTTAGCCACTGGGGAAAAGTTAGATGAGAATCTCTTGGTGGCTCCAATTCGCTAAAAGGGGAATTACATAATGAGGAAACTCGTCATCGGAATGGCGATGGCCTCCACTGCCCTCGCATCACCGGCCTTGGCCCGTGACGATGCTTGGTACGTCGAGGTAGACGGCGGCGTCATGGTCGTCGAAGACATCGATCTCAACGTCAACGGCAACAACGACTCGCTGACAGTCGCAACCACCGAAGGCTACGACTTCGGCGGCATCGTCGGGTATGACTTCGGTCCTGTCCGTCTTGAAGCCGAAGCAAGCTACCGTGAAGCAGAAGTTGATGGCGTCAATGTTGGTACTGCAGGCTTCCCTGCAGGCCCGGCTGGCCGTCTTGCTCCGTCGGGCGCTTACCCGGCCAATGGTAGCGTCAGCTCGCTGAGCTTCATGGTCAACGGTCTCGCGGACTTCGGTCCCGACGACGGTATCCAGGGTTTCGTCGGTGGCGGTATCGGTGTTGCACGCACTGACATCAATGCAACGATCAATACCACTGGCACTGCCGGTCTCGACGATTCCGACAGCGGTCTTGCATGGCAGATCATTGGCGGCATCCGCGCACCGCTGAACGATAACTGGGACGTCGGTCTCAAGTATCGCATGTTCACGGCTGAAAATGTGGTACTGGTGGATCGCTCAGGTCGCACGGTCGACGACAAGTTCCGGTCGCACTCCATTCTTGGAACGCTGACCTATAACTTTGGCTCGGCTCCGCCTCCCCCGCCACCTCCGCCGCCGCCGCCTCCGCCGCCGCCTCCACCACCCCCGCCGCCGCCGCCGCCTCCAGCTGCGCCGACGTGCAACACGGGTCCTTACATCGTATTCTTCGATTGGGATGAGTCGGCAATCACTCCGGAAGCAGCGACGATTCTGAACAATGCAGTTACGGCATATGCCAACTGTGGTTCGGCTTCGGTCATGCTTGCTGGTCACGCAGATGCGTCGGGCTCCAAGACTTACAACGTGGGCCTGTCCCAGCGTCGTAACGCCTCGGTTCGCGATTACCTGTCAGGTCGCGGCATCCCTGATGCCCGTATCAGCAGCGAAGCGTTTGGTGAAACCCAGCTTCGCGTTCCGACCGCAGACGGCGTTCGCGAACTGCAGAACCGTCGCGTGGAAGTTACTTACGGTCCGGGTTCGGGCATGTAAGCCAAGCTTTTACGAGCAAAATGAATTGGGGGCCGGAGCAATCCGGCCCCTTTTTCGTTATAGGGTCAGGTGAACAACACAGGACCTCTTTATGAAACTCTTTGCTGTCGCGGCTATGGCTGCCCTCCCTTTGCTCGCATCCTGTTCAACAGCGAGCCAGCTACCAACCGAGCGGCTTGGTAGCGCGACGGTCAGCCTCAGCAACGGCGTACCTGCCGGGACGGCCCAGCTGTTGGCGACCGGTGATATTGTATCTCTGACCGTGGCAGTTTCCGGCATCCCTGCCGGCCCGCATGGATTCCACCTTCATACGACCGGGAGGTGCGAGCGGCCTGGATTCCAATCCGCCGGCGGGCATCTCAATCCTACGGGTGAAGGCCACGGCCTCGAGGATGATGATGGAAGCCACTTGGGTGACCTGCCCAACCTTGTCGCACAATCAACAGGCCTCACAACAAAGACGGTAATGCTGCGTGGCACCAGACAGATGATCCTGACCGAATTGTTCGATCAAGACGGCACCGCAGTCATGATACACGCTGATCCCGATGACGGCACTAGCGAACCCTCCGGCAATGCCGGGCGACGGATCGCCTGCGGCGTGCTCAAACGCAGCTAGAGCTAGAGCAAGAGCTTTAGACAGCCTCGCCCGCCGCGCGAGCGCGTTCGAGCAATGTCCTCTCTGCCTCAGGCACGGTTCTATATGCCACAAATAGCAAGATCAGACCGATAGGTACCGCTACCAGAAGGCTCAGTCCTCCCGTCGAGAGGCTATCCGTCACGGTGGATACCTGCCCTGCCAGATAAGGCCCAAGGGCCAGGCCAACCAGGGTGGTCGAGAGGAAGAAGGTCGCTGTTGCCGTCCCGCGCATGCGGGGAAGCACCAGATCCTGAGTTGTGGCCGCAGCTCCGCCGAGGGCAGAACTGCCAAACAGAGACTGCAAGAACGCGGCGATATAGAACACGACCGGATCCTGCGCCGTAAACATGATGTAGAGAAACGGCGCTGCACCGACGAGACCGACCGCAACCATGATCAGGCGCCCAGCCGGATTGCGTTTGCGCAACCAGTCTGCTGCCCATCCACCGAGCACCACACCAAGAAAGCCACCTGCGGCTCCGGGTCCGCCAATCCAGAAGCCCGCCAAAGCCGGTGCTTCGCCAAGGATACGAATGGCATAGGGGGCAGCCCAGAATGACGCCGCATATGACATGAACGCCACCATGCCGTATCCCAGGATAGTCGTCAGGAATGCTGGGGTACCCCAGATCAACTTGAAGGCTGCCTCATCGCGGCGCTTCAAGGTCGAAGCCCAGGAGAAGATGGCGTAGTACCCGATCCCGACAGCAATCCATTGCTGGTAGTTGCCGGTAAGCTCAGCGAGCGCGAATGCGGTACCGCCGATGACCAGTGCCCCGGCAAGGTTGATCAAGATGCCGCGCGTCCCAGCCTGGGCCGCACCGATAAGCGTGAAAGGCGGAATGACAGCCACCAGCTCGCGCAAAAAGCCGCGGAAAGGATCTTTGACTGGTTCTGCAATCAATCCTTCGCTCTGCCCACGCAGCGGTTCGCGCAGAGTGAAAACAAGCATTGCGAGCAGCAAGCCAGGCAGACCGACGAGAATGAAGGCGGCTTGCCATCCGGCCAGACCTAATGGCGCGTCGACTGGATATGACTCGTTCCAACGCTCCACGATCGCACCGCCGATCAGCAGTGAAACGCCGCCACCGATATAAAGGCCGGACGAGTAAATCGCGAGCGCAGTGGCCCGCATCTTCTTGGGAAACCAGTCTGAAATCAGCGAATAGGCACTCGGGCTCGCCGTCGCCTCACCCACACCCACACCAATCCGGGCCACACTGAGAGCGGTGAAGCTCTTGGCGAAGCCAGAGAGCACAGTGAATGCCGACCAAATCGCAAGGCCTGCCGTCATCAAGCGAACCCGGTGCCAACTGTCAGCCAGCTTGCCGAGCGGAATGCCAAAGAGAGCATAGAAAACGCCAAACGCTGTCCCGTAGAGGAAGCCGATCTGGTCATCGCGCAAGCCGAGATCTGCCTTGATATCCTCAGCCAGGATCGAAATGATGTTTCGGTCTACAAAGTTGAGGACATAGACGATCACCAAGATGCCCAGTGCGTACCAGCTATATGCGGGCACCTTCTCGGTTTGCGATGCGGCGACGGGCGCTTGATCGTCAGATTCGCTCACACATTCTCTCCCTGGATCGGCGGAGCATCCGCCGGATACATCAAACCATCAGTCAAACCGGCTTCGCTAAATCCCTTGCGGCGCAAGCGACAGCTGTCACACGCACCGCAGGGTTGTGCCCCTGGGAGCGGATCGTAGCACGACCAGCTCCATGCTGAATCCAGCCCAAGCCGATCTGCCTCACGTGCAATGTCGGCCTTGGTCATATTCTGCAAGGGGGTATGGATATGAAAGGGTGCACCTTCTTCAACCCCAGCTTTGGTCGCGAGATTCGCCGTCGCGGCGAAACTCTCGATAAATTCGGGCCGGCAGTCGGGATAGCCGGAGTAATCGAGCGCATTCACGCCAATAAACAGGTCGCGCGCGCCTGATGCCTCGGCAAAAGCGGTCGTCAATGACAGGAAGACGAGGTTTCGAGCGGGAACGTAAGTTACAGGTATATCATCCGCGACGCCCGTCTTGGGAACATCGATATCGGCAGTAAGCGCCGAACCACCGAATTTGCGAAGATCGAGGGATATTTCAACGTGTCGCTCAGCTCCAAGCTTCGTCGCAATAACGCTGGCGGCGTCCAGTTCGATCCTGTGGCGTTGGCCATAGTCAATCGAGAGCGCATGAATGGCAAAACCCTGCTCGCGCGCGATGGCTGCCGTAACCATGGAATCAAGGCCGCCCGAAAGCAGGACAGCTGCCGCCTTGCGCGAATTGCCACTCATTAGTTGCGGCTAGCGCAGAACCATCCGGCGCCCAAGCGCAAAGTTCTACCGACAGGCCCCGACCCGGCGACCTTCGGCTGTGAATGAGAATGGCAGCCCACCCTCGATGCCCTGAGACTCGATCTGGACCAGCAGATTGCTTTCGCGGCGAATACTCGTTCTTCCGTAGCCATTCCCACGGCAGGTATATTGCACGGTCACTTCTGCTTGCCCGTCCTCGACGACAAACCGATTGCATTTCGGCGTCCGGTGGCGAAGCTGGATAAGGTCACGGCCACTACCCAGGCAAAGTTTGCGTGCAGGCGAGCCATCACGATAGCGAATCTCCCACTCACCTGGTTGCAGTTTGTCCAGCATGGCGAGCGAAGGTGCCTGCGCCTGGGTCGGCACAGTCAACGCAACAATGGATGCACCCAAAGCAATCACTGCCGATTGCAGCCGGGCGCGAGAGAGCATTTTCATATCCATCCCTTCGCCTGGCGACCTCACAATTTCATAGATTTACAAGCTTTGCGGCAATCTGAACAGCCGCAACTTCGAAACGTCAGACCGCCACGGAGAAAAGCTTCGAACAAAAGGCGCAATCGACCACGATAACGCCCTCGTCATTGCGCATGGCATCCCGCTCTGCAGGCGGGAAGCGGCCGAGAACTTGCTCGTAATGCTCGGCAGAACAGCGGCACCCGCGTGACAGAGCAGCGCCATGCTGTGTCCTGATTTCGTCCTCCTCGTGGAAGAGCCGCCACACCAGGGCTTCCATAGACAAAGCCGGATCCAGCAATTCATCATGGCGAATGCTGCCCGCCATAACCGAAACGTACTCCCATTCGGGATGGTCCAAGCGAACATGCAGTCGTTCGCGACCTTCCTCGCCATCGGCAAGGTGTTGCACCAGCATGCCAGCCCCGACACAACCACTGTCGCCAGATTTGATGGCGACACGAATCAGCGTTGGCACCTGCTCTGACTGCACGAAATAGCTCTCGCAAGCCTGCGAAAGGCTCTCGCCCTCCAGCGGCACGATGCCTTGATAGCGGCCTCGTTCGTCTGCCATGTCGAATGTGATCGCGAGATAGCCTTCGCCAAATAGCGCTGAGAGCGACGGGTTCGCGCCCAACGCTCCGAACCGGCCCTCGTCAAAATCGACATAGCCACGGACTTCACCATTGCGGAAATCACATACGAGCAGATTGACGACGCCGCCCTTGGTCTGGGCCTGCATCGTCATTTGCCCCTGATCCTGCTTGACCAGGCTGCCGATCAATGTTGCCAGCACCAAGGCTTCGGCCAGCAAGTGTGTGATCGCAGGGGGATAGTCATGGGCCGACAAGACCGTTTCAAGCACATCATCGAGCCTCACCACCCGCCCGCGCACATCGCGCGAGGGGATCGTGAACCCCAGGGTTCGATCCGAGAAAATCTCTGTTGGCTGCTGCATGGGCGACATATGGGGTGGCTCAGGCAGAAAGAAAGCCTGCCAGCCTCTAGAGCTTTCCCAGAGCCCACAGCAGGATCGACTTCTGGGCGTGAACCCTGTTTTCAGCCTCGTCAAAAACGACAGACTGCGGGCCCTCGATAACCTCTTGTGTCACTTCTTCCCCAACATGGGCGGGTAAGCAGTGAAGGAAAATGGCATCTGCCTTGGCCTGCGCCATCAGATTGGCATCAACCCGAAAGGGGCTCATCGCTTCGATCTTTGTCGTCGCATGGTCCTGTCCCATCGAAACCCAAGTGTCGGTGACCACCACGTCGGCCCCGTCTGCGGCTGCAACAGGATCGTCTGTTAGCGTCACCGTTGCACCACCGTCACGCGCCATCGCGACGAATTCTTCGTCCGGCTCGAAACCCTTTGGGGTGCCGATCCGGACATTGAATTTCATCAGGCCGGCAGCTTCCAGCACCGAGTGCAGGACATTGTTGCCATCACCGAGCCACGCCATCTCGAGCCCGGGCAATGGCTTGCCCCGCTCGATAATTGTGAGCAGATCGGCGACAATCTGGCAGGGGTGGGATCGATCGGTCAAACCGTTGATGACCGGCACACTGGCATACCGGGCCATTTCCTCGATCTTGTCATGATCATCGGTCCGGATCATGATCGCGTCGACCATCCGGCTCAGGACCCGAGCCGTGTCCGCGATCGATTCGCCCCGTCCCAGCTGCATCGAGCCGGAATCCATGACCATGGCGCTGCCGCCCAACTGGCGCATGGCCATGTCAAAACTGACGCGCGTCCGGGTAGAGCTTTTCTCGAAAATCATCGCCAGCACATGGCCATCCAGCGGCGCGTCTGCATCAGACCGACCACGCGGCCAGGTAGTCCGTGCCGATTTGCGATCTTGCGCATCATTGATCATCGCCGCGATCGCATTGCCGCCTGCATCCGACAGATCGAGGAGGTGCCGGATGGTCATCAGGCTGCCTCAGGGATCACGTAGTCAGACGCACCGGCGGAAAGCTTCTCGAAAAACTCGTCTATTTCCGCGTCACCGATCACCAACGGGGGCAAGACGCGCAAGGTGTTGTCCCCGGCAGCGACCGTCAGCAACTTATGGTGGTCACGCAGATGGACAAAGAACGGGCGGCTTTCGACCTTCATCTTGATCCCGAGCATCAGGCCTTTGCCGCGAACGAGCTCGAAGAGATCCGGATAATTGCCGATGAATTGCTCGAGCCGGGCGCGGATGCGCTCTCCCTTCTCACGCACTTCGGCCATAAACTCATCATTCGCGACAGCGTCCATGACGGCCATGCCCGCAGCCATAGCCAGCGGATTGCCGCCATAGGTCGATCCATGGGTGCCAAAGGTCATGCCCCGTGCAGCCTTTTCGGTCGCCAGCGTCGCACCAAAGGGAAATCCGCCGCCGATGCCCTTGGCCGTCGCCAGGATATCAGGCACGATCCCGTATTGCTCATAAGCATACAGAGTTCCGGTCCGTGCCACGCCGCATTGCACTTCATCGAGCACCAGCATCAGGTCATGTTCGTCGCACAGTGCGCGCAAGCCGGTCATGAACGCGTCCGAAGCCGGACGTATACCACCTTCACCCTGAATCGGTTCGACCAGGAAGCCGGCTGTTTTTGGCCCGACCATGGATTTGGCCATCTCCAGATTGTCGAACTCGCAATACTGGAAACCCTCGAGCAGGGGCAGGAAGCCCTTGTGCATCTTTTCCTGATTGGAGGCAGAGATGGTCGCCATCGTGCGCCCGTGAAAGGCATTGGTGAAGGTGATCAGTTCCGTGCGTTTCGGATTGCCATCTGCATGCTGGTGATAGGCACGAGCCGCCTTGATCGCCGCCTCGACAGCTTCGGCACCCGAATTGGTGAAGAAAACGGTATCGGCAAAGGTCTTCTCTACCAGCCGCGCGGCCAATTGCTCGCCTTGCGGGCTGCCATAGAGGTTGGAGACATGCATCAACGTCTCGGCCTGATTCTGGATCGCGCCGATCAGACCCGGATGCGAATGCCCCAGCAAGTTGACCGCGATACCGCTGGCAAAATCGAGGTAACGGATGCCGTCTTCATCAATCAGGTGACAGTGCTCGCCGCGAACCGGGCGAACCCCGCACCGGGGATAGACGGGCATAAGCGGTGTGATAGCCATGAGACGATGTTCCTCGAGAATTCAATTTCAAACAACAAATGGCGACCTCCGCAGAGGCCGCCATTTGCAATTGTCTATGCGCTTCGCCGCGCCCGGTCAAACAGGCTGGCAAGAAGCGGGCTGTCAGCCTTCGGCCGGAACCAGGTTGACTGCCGAATGCTTGCCTCGTCGGTCAACTTCGAGGTCGAATTCGTAGCGCTCGCCCTCATTGATCTGGCTCAGGCCGGACCGTTCGACAGCACTGATATGTACGAATGCATCAGGCTGGCCATCATCCCGTACCAGGAAGCCGAAACCCTTCATTGAATTGAAGAATTTCACGGTGCCGGTTGCCTTTTCGCCGGTAAGCTCGCGCTGCGGCGGGCCTCCGCGATCGCCTTCGGGAGCGCGTCCACCGCCGCCCTGCACTTCGATCACATCGCCCACAATCTGCAGATCCTGTGCGGAAATCTTGCCGCCACGATCGATCAGGTTGAATTCGAGGCCCTGACCTTCGGCCAATCCTTCCAGTCCGGCGCGTTCTACGGCGCTGATATGTACAAACACATCTTCGCCGCCCTCATCCTGCTGGATGAAGCCGAAGCCCTTTTGCGAGTTGAAGAATTTTACGGTGCCTTTGCCGGTACCGACAACCTGGGCCGGCATGCGGTTGAAACCGCCGCCACCGCCGCCGCCGCCACTACCGCCGCCGCCACGCGGACCGCCGCCGAAGCCGCCACGACCTCCGCCGCCGCCGCCGCCATAGCCACCACGGTCACCGCCACCGCCGCCGAAGCGGTCTCCACCGCCTCCGCCAAACCGGTCGCCGCCACCGCCAAAGCGATCACCGCCGCCGCCGAAATCGCCGCCACCGCCGGGAAACGGTTCGTATCCATCTTCACCGAAACCATCCCGCTTGTCGCGTCCGCGACCGCGGCGCCCTCTATCGTAACCCATAACTCAATTCGTACCTTGTCAAGCGCGCCCCGTCAGTCTCGATACGGCTGGCCTGGACGGCGAGGCTGGCCGATCGTCAGGTGGAAGTGACCGGACAATTGCCGGATTCTCCACCCACAGATTTTCATTCATAGCGCAGAAAGGCGCAGCAGGCGAATGTTTTAGCGTCGCAGCGTAGTATCGCGTTCAAATGTGACAATTCCATAACCAGCCACAGCAATGTTCGCGTGACGCTTTACTGTGCAATCCGCTGCTTGCGATTGGACAATTGCAGGGGCATTGACGATGGCGAAGGGGTCGCGGCTGATAGTCAACGCGGCACCCAATGCACGACCATAATTCCGGAGCTTTGATCATGAGCGATTTCCGCGCCTTGTCCGAAACCACGATGGCAAGTCCGCAAATCACACCTGCTGACGTGCAGGAAGCCTGCGATCAAGGCGTTACCTTGATCATAAATAACCGCCCTGACGGCGAGGAAGCTTCCCAGCCTGAAGGTTCCGCGATCGAGGATGCGGCGCGCGCTGCCGGCTTGGACTATGTCGCGATTCCTGTAACTTCGGCCGGTTTTAGCGAGCCTCAGGTCGCGGCAATGCGCGCGGCGCTGGACGGGGCCGCGGGCAAGGTTCTTGCCTATTGCCGGTCAGGCACCCGCTCGACATTGCTATGGTCGCTGGCACAGTCGAGCGCAGGTGTTGATCCGGAAGCGATCTCCGCCGCAGCGGCCAACGCCGGCTATGATGTCAGCCCGATTCGTCCCGCGATGGATATGTTCGCGGCCCGGTCCAAGGGCTGACTATTTGCGATAGTCGAGCGGAGGGTCGCGATCGCCCAGTAGCGAGCGATAGACATAGTCCTCGCCTCGCGATGCATCGAATTCGGCCCTGGCAGCCGAGCGCAGGTCCGGTCGCGAATAGAGTTCGATCGCCATCAGGGTAAGGGCTTTCGCCGCTACCTGTGCGCCCTTGGCGCCGATTGAATGGCCACTTGCGGCAACTGCCTGCCAGCTATGGGCGCTTGTTCCCGGCACCCAGGTCGCCGTTCGCACCCCGACAGTCGGTGTGGCCCACGAAACGTCCCCGACATCCGTCGATCCGTAGCCGAGCGACTTGCCATACGGCTGGATTGCCTCGGCCGAATCAAGCGGCTTGGCCCCTTCGCCCAGAGATTTGCTGATCTGGGCAGCCCATTCGCGCTCCTCCGGTGTGTAGGTCACCCCGCCGACTTGGCGCAGCTTTGCATCCATCACCTTGGCCAGCGTCTCGTTGACCAGCAGGGGATTGTTGCCGTGAATGATTTCCCATTCGACTTCGGTACCAGTCCCGATCGCGGCACCCCGGGCCGTATCCTCGAGCCGGTTCCATAGCGTGCGGACCTCGTCAGCATCGGAATGCCGGACATAGTAAAAGGACTCGGCAAAATCGGGGATTACATTGGGCGCCGCGCCGCCCTTGGTCACGACATAGTGGATGCGCGTATCCATGCTCGTATGCTCGCGCATCATATTGACCATCATGTTCATGGCCTCGACCCCGTCGAGCGCGGACCTGCCCCGTTCGGGAGCGCCGGCGGCGTGGGCTGAAATTCCCTTGAACCGGAATTTGGCCGAACGATTGGCAAGGCTGGTACGGGCCGCTGCGCTGTTACGATCAGCCGCATGCCAGTGCAGCGCAACATCGACATCATCGAACAGGCCGGCCCGGGCCATGTAGACTTTGCCCGAACCGCCCTCTTCCGCCGGCGTGCCATAGAGCCGGATGCGGCCCGGCGTCCCGGTCGCTTCAAGCCAGTTCTTGATCGCGATGGCAGCCGTCAGCGAACCAGCTGCGAACAGGTTGTGCCCGCATGCATGCCCAGCCGGCTTGTCATCCATGATCTCCCGTGTGGCGGAGGTTGACTGGCTGATCCCCGGCAGGGCGTCATATTCCGCCAAGACTCCGATAACCGGCCCGCCCTGCCCCCATTCGGCAACAAAAGCTGTCGGGATTCCAGCGACCCCTTCGGTAATGGTAAATCCTTCGCTGCGCAGCTCGCTCTGCAACAGGTTGGTCGAGCGCAATTCGAGATATCCGAGCTCGGCCCAATCCCACAATTGTTTGGCAACTCGTGTGGTGCGCTCTTCTTGTGCATCGACCGCCGCAATCGGATCTTCAGGCGCGGCCCATGCTGGAGGAGTGACAGCCATGGCCATCGTTGCCAAAAGCGCAAAGCGTTTCATTTCCAATCTCCCTGTTGCCCTGCTTGTGCCAAGCGCAGGCGCAAATGGGAAGTGGCCCTCGACACAGCATGCCGCACATGCCAACCGCGCCGCATGGATCCTGTGCAACTTGGCGGCTCCCTGATTGCCATTCTCTTGTTGGCGGGCCTGACGGCGTGGCTCAAGCTGGGCGCATCCCCGCGCCTGCACGACGAATCGGACGCGCGACGTGCTGCGGACCAGGTTGTAAGCGGGTTCGAGGCAGAGGAATTCGCGATCGATCGCGACGGAGAAGGGGCGATACTGCGCGGACCGAACGGGCAGATCATGGTCCTGAGGCCCCATGGCAGCCACTTTGCCGGCCGGGTCCTGACCCCAGAGGCAAGAGCGCAATTGTCTGGCGGGCAGCTGCATATTCACACCGGGGAGCGCCGCTTTGGCGACGTTTTCCTGACGCTGGAAGACGGACCATATTGGGTTGCAGCAATCAACGGGCTAGAGACACCCCGCGATGCCTGACTTCTCGCCCACCCAATACGCCGTTCCGGCCTTTGTTGTGCTGGTACTGATCGAGATGGTCTGGGCCTGGCGCAGCCGTCCCGAAGCCTATGAGCCAAAGGACACCCTGGTGAGCCTTTCCTTCGGGCTCGGCAGCACCATTGCAGGCGCGTTGTCTGGCGGTTTCGCGGTGTTTGTTTTCATGACCGCCTATGACTATCGCCTGCTGGATTTCGGCCCCGAATGGTGGGCCGTGTGGTGGGCATGGCCGCTTTGCTTCGTGCTCGATGACCTCAAATATTACTGGGTTCACCGCGCCGGGCATCGCATCCGCTGGATGTGGGCGTCCCATGTGAATCACCATTCCAGCCAGCATTACAATCTCTCGACCGCGCTGCGGCAGAGTTGGACCGGCAGCTTTACTTTCGGCCTGCTCTTCGCACTGCCACTAGTCTTCCTCGGCTTCCATCCCGGCATGATTGCCATCGTTGGCGGCTTCAACCTGATCTACCAATTCTGGATCCATACCGAGGCGATTGACCGGATGCCGCGCTGGTTCGAAGCGGTGTTGAATACGCCGAGCCACCACCGGGTCCATCATGCCACCAACCCGCGCTATCTCGACCGGAACTATGCCGGCGTTTTCATTATCTGGGACAAGATGTTCGGCACGTTCGAGCCCGAAACGAACGAAGAAGACATCCGCTACGGCATTGTCAAACAGCTCGGCAGTTTCAACCTGCTATGGGCCGTGCTGCATGAATGGATCGGCATGGTTCAGGATATCTGGCGCGCGCCATGGCGGCACAAGCTGGGCTATCTGCTGCGCGAACCCGGCTGGACGCATGATGGCAGTCGCGACACGTCCGACATGATTCGCGAACGCTGGCAAGATCGGGAATCCGGCAAAGACAGGACTACGGACCAAAAGGCGATTGCAGCGAGCCACGAGCCTGCGTAACCCTCCTCGATCAGAGGAGAGCTTGATGAACCAGTATGACTATATCGTAATCGGTGGCGGCAGTGCGGGCAGCGCAGTGGCCGGCCGGCTTGCGGTAGACGGGACCCGCCAGGTCTGCCTGCTGGAGGCTGGCGGCCGCAACAACAATATGCTGGTCAAGACCCCCGGCTTCATGCCGTTCCTGCTGAAGAATACGAACTACCGCTTCGACACCGTGCCGCAAAAGGGCCTGAACGGTCGCATCGGATACCAGCCCCGCGGCAAGGGGCTGGGCGGATCGTCTGCGATAAACGCCATGGTCTACATCCGCGGGCACAAATGGGATTTCGACAATTGGGCCGAGATGGGCTGTGATGGCTGGGCCTACGAAGATGTCCTGCCCTATTTCAAGAAGGCAGAAGCCAATGTGCGCGGCGCCGACGATTTTCACGGCGCTGGCGGGCCGCTCTTTGTGTCCGATCAGAAATGGCCCAACCCCACCAGCACCGACTTTGTCGAGGCCGCCACCCAGTTGCAGCTGCCGCAC
This is a stretch of genomic DNA from Parerythrobacter jejuensis. It encodes these proteins:
- a CDS encoding TIGR01244 family sulfur transferase, yielding MSDFRALSETTMASPQITPADVQEACDQGVTLIINNRPDGEEASQPEGSAIEDAARAAGLDYVAIPVTSAGFSEPQVAAMRAALDGAAGKVLAYCRSGTRSTLLWSLAQSSAGVDPEAISAAAANAGYDVSPIRPAMDMFAARSKG
- a CDS encoding sterol desaturase family protein encodes the protein MPDFSPTQYAVPAFVVLVLIEMVWAWRSRPEAYEPKDTLVSLSFGLGSTIAGALSGGFAVFVFMTAYDYRLLDFGPEWWAVWWAWPLCFVLDDLKYYWVHRAGHRIRWMWASHVNHHSSQHYNLSTALRQSWTGSFTFGLLFALPLVFLGFHPGMIAIVGGFNLIYQFWIHTEAIDRMPRWFEAVLNTPSHHRVHHATNPRYLDRNYAGVFIIWDKMFGTFEPETNEEDIRYGIVKQLGSFNLLWAVLHEWIGMVQDIWRAPWRHKLGYLLREPGWTHDGSRDTSDMIRERWQDRESGKDRTTDQKAIAASHEPA
- a CDS encoding amidohydrolase; translated protein: MKRFALLATMAMAVTPPAWAAPEDPIAAVDAQEERTTRVAKQLWDWAELGYLELRSTNLLQSELRSEGFTITEGVAGIPTAFVAEWGQGGPVIGVLAEYDALPGISQSTSATREIMDDKPAGHACGHNLFAAGSLTAAIAIKNWLEATGTPGRIRLYGTPAEEGGSGKVYMARAGLFDDVDVALHWHAADRNSAAARTSLANRSAKFRFKGISAHAAGAPERGRSALDGVEAMNMMVNMMREHTSMDTRIHYVVTKGGAAPNVIPDFAESFYYVRHSDADEVRTLWNRLEDTARGAAIGTGTEVEWEIIHGNNPLLVNETLAKVMDAKLRQVGGVTYTPEEREWAAQISKSLGEGAKPLDSAEAIQPYGKSLGYGSTDVGDVSWATPTVGVRTATWVPGTSAHSWQAVAASGHSIGAKGAQVAAKALTLMAIELYSRPDLRSAARAEFDASRGEDYVYRSLLGDRDPPLDYRK
- a CDS encoding cold-shock protein translates to MGYDRGRRGRGRDKRDGFGEDGYEPFPGGGGDFGGGGDRFGGGGDRFGGGGGDRFGGGGGDRGGYGGGGGGGRGGFGGGPRGGGGSGGGGGGGGFNRMPAQVVGTGKGTVKFFNSQKGFGFIQQDEGGEDVFVHISAVERAGLEGLAEGQGLEFNLIDRGGKISAQDLQIVGDVIEVQGGGGRAPEGDRGGPPQRELTGEKATGTVKFFNSMKGFGFLVRDDGQPDAFVHISAVERSGLSQINEGERYEFDLEVDRRGKHSAVNLVPAEG